The proteins below are encoded in one region of Winogradskyella helgolandensis:
- a CDS encoding M3 family metallopeptidase, with protein MSILNNTFNTKYNTAPFSSIKTEDFLPAFKLGIENAKAEIDAITKNNESPTFENTIEALDYSGEELDRISSIFFNLNSAETNDDIQKIAQEVSPLLSEFSNDITLNEELFKRVKSVYDSKADLELTTEQETLLDKKYKGFSRNGANLAEDKKDKLRAIDKELSQLKLKFGEHILAETNAYEMHLTEESDLSGLPEGAKEAAKQLAESKDKDGWLITLDYPSYIPFMTYADNRALREELSKAFGRKGFQNNELDNQDIVLKIAQLRFERAQLLGYQTHAHFVLEERMAETPEKVTSFLNELLEKAKPAAKDEFKELEDFAKDLDGIDQLQKWDSGYYSEKLKQKLFDLDDEQLKPYFKLENVINGAFTVANKLFGLQFEEINTIDKYHEDVLTYKVTDNDGELVSIFYADFFPRTGKRNGAWMTSYKPQMIKNGVNERPHVSIVCNFTKPTKSKPSLLTFNEVTTLFHEFGHALHGMLANTTYPSLSGTSVYWDFVELPSQVLENWCYEKEALELFATHYETAAVIPMALIDKIKASSTFHEGMQTLRQLSFGLLDMSWHGVDPSEIKDVKAHEVDAFGDTSLYPDVAENCMSTSFSHIFQGGYSSGYYSYKWAEVLDADAFEYFKEEGIFNKAVADKFKTFVLSQGGTENPMTLYKKFRGQEPKPEALLRRAGLLK; from the coding sequence ATGAGTATTCTTAATAACACCTTCAATACCAAATATAATACAGCTCCTTTTTCAAGTATAAAAACAGAAGATTTTTTACCTGCTTTTAAATTAGGAATTGAAAATGCAAAAGCAGAAATCGATGCTATAACTAAAAATAATGAATCACCAACTTTTGAAAATACGATTGAAGCCTTAGATTATTCGGGTGAAGAATTAGATCGTATATCTAGTATTTTCTTCAATTTGAATTCGGCGGAAACGAATGATGACATTCAAAAAATTGCGCAAGAAGTTTCACCTTTACTTTCGGAATTCAGTAATGATATCACATTGAATGAAGAGTTATTTAAACGTGTAAAATCGGTTTATGATTCAAAAGCTGATTTAGAATTAACTACAGAACAAGAAACGCTTCTCGATAAAAAATATAAAGGTTTTTCTAGAAATGGTGCGAATCTGGCTGAAGACAAAAAAGATAAACTCAGAGCTATTGACAAAGAATTAAGTCAGCTAAAATTAAAATTCGGCGAACATATTTTAGCAGAAACGAATGCCTATGAAATGCATCTTACTGAAGAATCTGATCTTTCAGGTTTACCAGAAGGTGCTAAAGAAGCCGCTAAGCAATTGGCCGAAAGTAAAGACAAAGACGGCTGGTTAATCACTCTAGATTATCCAAGTTACATTCCGTTTATGACCTATGCAGATAATAGAGCATTACGGGAAGAACTCTCTAAAGCGTTTGGTAGAAAAGGGTTTCAGAATAATGAATTAGACAATCAAGACATTGTGCTAAAAATTGCACAACTGCGTTTTGAGCGTGCCCAACTTTTAGGCTATCAAACACATGCACATTTTGTTTTAGAAGAACGCATGGCAGAAACGCCAGAAAAAGTAACGTCTTTCTTAAATGAACTATTAGAAAAAGCAAAACCAGCCGCTAAGGACGAATTTAAAGAACTGGAAGATTTCGCAAAAGATTTAGATGGTATTGACCAACTCCAGAAATGGGATTCTGGTTATTATTCTGAAAAATTGAAACAAAAATTATTCGATTTAGATGATGAGCAATTAAAGCCTTATTTCAAATTAGAAAATGTCATCAACGGTGCTTTCACGGTTGCTAATAAATTATTCGGTTTACAATTTGAAGAAATTAATACTATTGACAAATATCACGAAGACGTATTAACTTATAAAGTAACAGATAACGATGGTGAATTAGTATCTATCTTCTATGCCGATTTTTTCCCAAGAACAGGTAAACGAAATGGTGCTTGGATGACGTCTTACAAACCACAAATGATTAAGAACGGTGTGAATGAAAGACCTCATGTATCTATTGTGTGCAATTTTACAAAGCCAACAAAAAGCAAACCGTCATTATTAACGTTTAATGAAGTGACAACATTGTTTCATGAGTTTGGTCACGCGCTTCACGGCATGTTAGCCAACACTACGTATCCGAGTTTATCAGGCACTAGTGTATACTGGGATTTTGTTGAATTACCTAGTCAGGTGTTAGAAAATTGGTGTTATGAAAAAGAAGCACTAGAACTATTCGCTACACATTATGAAACAGCAGCTGTTATTCCAATGGCCTTGATTGATAAAATTAAAGCCTCGTCAACATTTCATGAAGGCATGCAAACCTTACGTCAGTTAAGTTTTGGATTATTAGATATGTCTTGGCATGGTGTTGATCCTTCAGAAATTAAAGATGTAAAAGCTCATGAAGTTGACGCATTTGGCGACACAAGTTTATATCCAGATGTTGCAGAAAACTGTATGAGCACATCATTTTCACATATATTTCAAGGTGGCTATTCTTCGGGTTATTACAGTTACAAATGGGCCGAAGTTTTAGATGCGGATGCTTTTGAATACTTTAAAGAAGAAGGTATTTTCAACAAAGCCGTTGCTGATAAATTTAAAACTTTTGTTCTTTCACAAGGAGGAACAGAAAACCCAATGACTTTATATAAAAAGTTTAGAGGACAAGAACCAAAACCTGAAGCGTTGTTAAGACGTGCCGGTTTGTTGAAATAA
- the purE gene encoding 5-(carboxyamino)imidazole ribonucleotide mutase, with protein sequence MSKVAIIMGSKSDMPVMQDAIDILNEFDIEIEVDIVSAHRTPEKLFDFSKNAHKRGIKVIIAGAGGAAHLPGMVASMSPLPIIGVPVKSSNSIDGWDSVLSILQMPGGVPVATVALNGAKNAGILAAQILASADESILNKIIDYKEGLKAKVIDSAKDL encoded by the coding sequence ATGAGTAAAGTAGCCATCATAATGGGAAGCAAAAGCGACATGCCAGTAATGCAAGACGCTATAGATATATTAAACGAATTTGATATTGAAATTGAAGTAGATATCGTTTCGGCACATAGAACTCCGGAAAAACTATTCGATTTTAGTAAAAATGCGCACAAAAGAGGTATTAAAGTAATTATTGCGGGCGCAGGAGGTGCAGCTCATTTACCAGGAATGGTAGCCTCAATGTCTCCGCTTCCAATTATTGGAGTGCCTGTAAAAAGCAGTAATTCTATAGATGGTTGGGATTCTGTATTATCTATTTTACAAATGCCAGGAGGTGTTCCTGTTGCCACAGTTGCACTTAATGGTGCAAAGAATGCAGGTATATTAGCAGCTCAAATTTTAGCAAGCGCAGATGAAAGCATTTTAAACAAAATTATAGATTATAAAGAGGGGTTGAAAGCGAAAGTTATAGATTCTGCCAAAGACCTATAA
- a CDS encoding 5-(carboxyamino)imidazole ribonucleotide synthase: MNYFSSNFKLGILGGGQLGKMMLYDTRKFDIYTCVLDPSADAPSRLACDEFTIGDLLDYETVVDFGKNVDVLTFEIENVNVDALETLEKQGVKVFPSSKTLRTIQNKATQKLFYRDHDIPTADFSRFAYTSEIDEAIDHGGLNYPFVWKSARFGYDGTGVKVVRNISDLTDLPNVECITEQLIPFKNELAVIVARNEHGDIKTYPVVEMEFHPEANQVEYVICPARIPDDIAKKAELVALKVASEFKHVGLLAVEMFQTEKDDIIVNEVAPRPHNSGHYSIEASYTSQFEQQIRCILGLPLGNTESKVAGVMVNLVGAENHTGNVVYKNIENILAMDGVTPHIYGKKQTRPFRKMGHVTIVNKDIAVAREIAEQVKLTIEVISE; this comes from the coding sequence ATGAACTATTTTTCTTCCAATTTCAAACTCGGTATTCTTGGTGGTGGCCAACTTGGCAAAATGATGTTGTACGATACGCGCAAATTTGACATTTACACTTGCGTCTTGGATCCTAGCGCTGATGCACCATCACGATTGGCTTGCGACGAATTTACAATAGGCGATTTATTAGATTATGAAACGGTTGTTGATTTCGGAAAAAACGTTGATGTATTAACTTTTGAAATCGAAAATGTTAATGTCGATGCTTTAGAGACACTCGAAAAACAAGGTGTAAAAGTTTTCCCATCGTCTAAAACATTGCGAACGATTCAAAATAAAGCGACTCAAAAATTATTTTATCGGGATCATGATATTCCGACGGCAGATTTTTCGAGATTTGCTTATACGTCTGAAATAGATGAAGCTATAGATCATGGAGGTTTAAATTATCCTTTTGTATGGAAAAGTGCACGATTTGGCTATGATGGCACAGGTGTAAAGGTGGTTAGAAATATTTCTGATTTAACGGATTTACCAAATGTGGAATGTATTACGGAACAATTAATTCCGTTTAAAAATGAATTGGCAGTTATTGTTGCTAGAAATGAACACGGAGATATAAAAACTTATCCTGTCGTGGAAATGGAATTTCATCCTGAAGCCAATCAAGTGGAATATGTGATTTGTCCGGCGAGAATCCCTGATGACATTGCAAAAAAAGCAGAATTAGTTGCTTTAAAAGTGGCATCCGAATTTAAACATGTTGGCTTGTTAGCCGTTGAAATGTTTCAGACTGAAAAAGATGATATCATCGTAAACGAAGTGGCACCAAGACCACACAATTCTGGTCACTATAGCATTGAAGCAAGTTACACGTCTCAATTTGAACAGCAGATTAGATGTATCTTAGGTTTGCCTCTTGGTAATACTGAAAGTAAAGTTGCTGGAGTGATGGTCAACCTCGTAGGTGCAGAAAACCATACCGGAAATGTGGTATATAAAAACATTGAAAACATACTTGCAATGGATGGTGTAACACCTCACATTTACGGTAAAAAACAAACCAGACCATTCCGGAAAATGGGACATGTCACTATAGTGAATAAGGATATCGCTGTAGCAAGAGAAATTGCAGAACAAGTAAAACTAACGATTGAAGTAATTAGTGAATAA
- a CDS encoding adenylate kinase encodes MIKLHDLYFKPFISEKEIDTAVQKMVDGIATDLGDEVPVFIGILNGSFMLVSDFVKKYPKPCEVTFIKLASYEGVKSTEDIQRLIGLTQDLTGRTVVILEDIIDSGNTLEEVHRIFENENVKQLIIATLFYKPEAYNKDFKLHYVGMEIPNKFIVGYGLDYDGLGRDLPDVYQLKTTQHMTNIVLFGPPGAGKGTQANFLKEKYDLIHISTGDVFRFNIKNETALGMLAKSFMDKGELVPDQVTIDMLNKEVEKNAGANGFIFDGFPRTNAQAKALDDLMEGKDSQIDAMVALEVDDEVLVQRLLKRGETSGRTDDADESIIRNRIKQYYTKTAILKDYYSDQNKYFGVDGVGSVEEITVRLSTVIDKL; translated from the coding sequence GTGATAAAGCTTCACGATTTATACTTCAAACCTTTTATCTCTGAAAAAGAAATAGACACTGCTGTCCAAAAGATGGTAGATGGTATTGCTACGGATTTAGGTGACGAAGTACCTGTTTTTATTGGGATTTTAAATGGCTCGTTTATGTTAGTGAGCGACTTTGTAAAAAAGTATCCAAAACCATGTGAAGTTACTTTTATAAAATTAGCCTCTTATGAAGGGGTTAAATCTACTGAAGATATTCAACGTTTAATTGGTTTAACCCAAGACTTAACAGGTAGAACCGTTGTTATTTTAGAAGATATTATAGATTCAGGAAACACGTTAGAAGAAGTGCATCGCATTTTTGAAAACGAGAATGTAAAACAATTGATTATTGCCACCCTGTTTTACAAACCTGAAGCTTATAATAAAGACTTTAAACTTCATTACGTAGGTATGGAAATTCCTAATAAGTTCATTGTAGGCTACGGTTTAGATTACGACGGATTAGGAAGAGATTTACCAGATGTATATCAATTAAAAACCACACAACACATGACAAACATAGTGCTATTTGGCCCTCCTGGTGCAGGTAAAGGAACACAAGCTAATTTTCTAAAGGAAAAATATGATTTAATACACATCTCTACAGGTGACGTTTTTAGATTTAATATCAAAAATGAAACGGCTTTAGGAATGTTAGCAAAGTCGTTTATGGACAAAGGAGAATTAGTGCCAGATCAGGTTACTATTGATATGTTGAATAAAGAGGTTGAAAAAAATGCCGGAGCTAACGGTTTTATTTTTGATGGTTTTCCAAGAACTAATGCACAAGCAAAAGCATTAGATGACTTAATGGAAGGTAAGGATTCGCAAATCGATGCGATGGTTGCTTTAGAAGTTGACGATGAGGTATTGGTACAACGTTTACTAAAAAGAGGTGAAACTAGTGGTAGAACTGATGATGCTGACGAAAGTATTATTAGAAACCGAATTAAGCAATACTATACAAAAACAGCGATTCTAAAAGATTACTATTCAGATCAAAATAAATATTTTGGTGTTGATGGTGTTGGTAGCGTTGAAGAAATTACAGTGCGTTTAAGTACTGTGATTGATAAACTGTAA
- a CDS encoding four helix bundle protein, which translates to MYQHSFEKLNVWQDSIDLVELIYNTVGTFPEDEKFGLVSQMKRCSVSISSNLAEGTSRITNKDKARFSTIAFS; encoded by the coding sequence ATGTATCAACATTCATTTGAAAAATTAAACGTTTGGCAAGATTCTATAGATTTAGTAGAATTGATTTACAATACAGTAGGAACATTTCCTGAAGATGAGAAGTTTGGACTTGTAAGTCAAATGAAAAGATGTTCGGTTTCAATTTCTTCAAACTTGGCAGAGGGAACATCACGTATTACGAATAAAGATAAAGCACGTTTTTCAACAATAGCATTTAGCTGA
- the obgE gene encoding GTPase ObgE: protein MTEGNFVDYVKMHVSSGNGGKGSAHLHREKYIMKGGPDGGDGGRGGHVILRGNSNLWTLIHLKFKRHFKAGHGSHGSSGRSTGADGEDIYVDVPLGTVVRDSETDTIMFEITEDGEEIIVVKGGMGGRGNWHFKNSVNQTPRYAQPGIPLEELDITLELKVLADVGLVGFPNAGKSTLLSVLTSAKPKIADYEFTTLKPNLGIVEYRDFQSFVMADIPGIIEGAAEGKGLGYYFLRHIERNSILLFLIPADAKDIVEQYEILEDELRRYNPEMLDKERLVVVSKSDMLDDELKSEISVILKKDLKADFMFISSVAHQGLTELKDKLWKLLNA, encoded by the coding sequence ATGACTGAAGGAAATTTTGTTGACTACGTAAAAATGCACGTATCTTCTGGTAACGGAGGAAAAGGTTCTGCGCATTTACATCGCGAAAAATATATAATGAAAGGTGGGCCAGATGGAGGAGATGGTGGTCGTGGAGGTCATGTTATTTTGCGTGGGAACTCTAATCTTTGGACACTTATTCACTTAAAGTTTAAAAGACACTTTAAAGCAGGTCATGGGTCTCATGGTAGTTCTGGTAGAAGTACAGGTGCCGATGGTGAGGATATTTACGTTGACGTGCCTTTAGGAACTGTGGTTCGTGATTCTGAAACCGATACTATTATGTTTGAAATCACTGAGGACGGTGAGGAGATTATAGTCGTAAAAGGAGGTATGGGCGGTCGTGGAAATTGGCATTTTAAAAATTCAGTAAATCAAACTCCGCGTTATGCACAACCTGGAATTCCACTTGAAGAACTCGATATTACTTTAGAACTTAAAGTATTAGCTGATGTGGGATTGGTTGGATTCCCTAATGCTGGTAAATCAACGTTATTGTCTGTGTTAACTTCTGCAAAACCTAAAATTGCAGATTATGAGTTTACCACTTTAAAACCGAATTTAGGTATTGTGGAATATCGCGATTTTCAGTCGTTTGTAATGGCGGATATTCCTGGTATTATAGAAGGAGCAGCTGAAGGAAAAGGTTTAGGTTATTACTTTTTAAGGCATATTGAACGAAATTCAATTCTATTGTTTTTAATTCCTGCTGATGCTAAAGATATTGTTGAGCAATACGAAATCCTTGAAGATGAATTAAGACGTTACAATCCAGAAATGTTAGATAAGGAACGCTTAGTTGTTGTTTCAAAATCAGACATGCTAGATGACGAATTAAAATCAGAAATATCTGTTATTTTAAAGAAAGATTTGAAAGCTGATTTTATGTTTATTTCTTCTGTTGCCCACCAAGGGTTAACAGAATTAAAAGATAAACTTTGGAAGTTGCTGAATGCTTAA
- a CDS encoding ion transporter, with protein MKTYLKNLVEINESKQSRWFAYFIQFLIIFSVITFSIETLPDLKPQTKVVLKAIEAFCVVVFTFEYLARIYVADSKPKFIFSFFGIVDFLAILPFYLSFGIDLRTLRLLRMFRLFRLFKLVRYNKAMRHFANAMKLAKEQIILFMMITLMLIYFTAVGIYYFENEAQPEHFSSIFSSLWWSIVTLTTVGYGDVYPITVGGRIFTFFMLLIGLGVVAIPTGIISSSLTKAVEPQDEVKEE; from the coding sequence ATGAAAACGTATCTTAAAAACCTAGTTGAAATAAACGAATCAAAGCAGAGTAGATGGTTTGCTTATTTTATTCAGTTCTTAATTATTTTTTCGGTTATTACGTTTTCAATAGAAACATTACCAGATTTAAAACCGCAAACCAAAGTTGTTTTAAAAGCCATTGAAGCATTTTGCGTTGTCGTTTTTACCTTTGAATATTTAGCACGTATTTACGTCGCAGATAGTAAACCTAAATTCATTTTTAGTTTTTTCGGAATTGTAGATTTTTTAGCCATTCTGCCGTTTTATCTCTCATTCGGAATCGACTTAAGGACCTTACGTTTATTACGTATGTTTCGATTATTTAGACTCTTCAAATTAGTCCGTTACAATAAAGCGATGCGTCATTTTGCCAATGCGATGAAGCTAGCAAAAGAGCAGATTATTCTTTTTATGATGATTACTTTGATGCTCATTTACTTTACAGCAGTCGGTATTTACTATTTTGAAAACGAAGCACAACCCGAACATTTTTCGTCTATATTTTCTAGTCTTTGGTGGTCTATAGTTACCTTAACAACGGTTGGTTATGGTGATGTCTATCCAATTACAGTTGGTGGTCGAATCTTTACATTTTTTATGTTGTTAATTGGTTTGGGAGTGGTTGCTATTCCGACAGGGATTATTTCTTCGTCTTTAACAAAAGCAGTAGAGCCTCAGGATGAAGTTAAAGAGGAATAG
- a CDS encoding DUF4136 domain-containing protein, with amino-acid sequence MKNLKFLLIALILTSCGTKVHYDYEKSTDFNAYQSYNYFDEMETGLSELDTKRLMRSMDAKLETMGLIRSDNPDFYIDIQSQEIQSRNNSNVGVGLGGGGGNVGGGISVGLPIGGNKNTRELVIEFVDDSKTGMFWQAISESNYNPNDTPEKREERFHKVVEKIFSTYPPKSE; translated from the coding sequence ATGAAAAATTTAAAATTCTTACTTATTGCGTTAATCCTAACGTCTTGCGGAACCAAAGTCCACTACGATTACGAAAAATCAACTGATTTTAACGCGTACCAAAGCTATAATTATTTTGATGAAATGGAAACAGGCTTGTCTGAATTAGACACTAAACGCTTAATGAGATCCATGGATGCAAAGCTTGAAACGATGGGATTGATACGGTCCGATAATCCTGATTTTTATATCGATATCCAAAGTCAAGAGATCCAAAGTAGAAACAATAGCAATGTTGGAGTAGGCCTTGGTGGAGGTGGAGGTAATGTTGGTGGTGGAATTTCTGTAGGCTTACCCATTGGTGGTAATAAAAACACAAGAGAATTAGTAATTGAGTTCGTTGACGATAGTAAAACAGGGATGTTTTGGCAAGCAATTAGCGAAAGCAATTATAATCCAAATGATACTCCAGAAAAACGCGAAGAAAGGTTTCATAAAGTCGTAGAAAAGATATTTTCAACGTATCCTCCAAAATCTGAATAG
- a CDS encoding T9SS type A sorting domain-containing protein, producing the protein MKKILLLLCFALNFQLVFSQTFDVLTIKNSGDDEKRINLVILSEGYQASEMDQFETDATNFMNDMFTQEPFSNYENYFNVYIINVPSNESGATHPGTAPDEPTPIVPTITVDNYFGTAYDSYNVHRLLYTENTALISTVLANNFPLYDQALILVNSPYYGGSGGMFPITSTGEDANEIAIHELGHSFVDLKDEYYPGDILAAEAINMTQETDPTLVRWKNWVGTNNVGIFPYATSGTASTWNRPHQTCKMRYLGYDFCSVCKEGIIERIHDLISPIDSYSPTEVTITEPSFPLDFQLNTIQTLPVNTLESTWTLNSTAIATNEDTVTIEESDLTTGTNTLTVVVSDATTLIDVDNHDTIHVSTVTWTIDNTLGIQDVIENNFSLTMFPNPANTNLNIALENVLNDVISVDIVSLDGKRVKSATLNNNQNITLDISKLSNGLYITNFYANGVLIASKKLIKN; encoded by the coding sequence ATGAAGAAAATTCTACTATTATTATGTTTTGCTCTTAATTTTCAACTTGTTTTTTCACAGACTTTTGATGTCTTAACTATCAAAAATTCTGGTGATGATGAGAAGCGTATTAATCTCGTCATTTTAAGTGAAGGGTATCAAGCTAGTGAAATGGATCAATTTGAAACAGATGCTACTAACTTTATGAATGATATGTTTACGCAAGAGCCATTTTCAAATTACGAAAACTACTTTAATGTATATATTATAAATGTTCCATCAAATGAAAGTGGCGCAACGCACCCAGGAACAGCACCAGATGAACCAACTCCAATAGTGCCTACGATAACTGTTGATAATTATTTTGGAACAGCTTATGACAGTTATAATGTACATAGGTTGTTATACACGGAAAACACAGCTTTAATCTCTACGGTTTTAGCTAATAATTTTCCTCTATATGACCAAGCTCTTATATTAGTTAACTCACCGTACTACGGAGGTAGTGGTGGTATGTTTCCAATCACCTCTACAGGAGAAGATGCTAACGAAATCGCCATTCATGAATTGGGTCATTCTTTTGTGGATTTAAAAGACGAATACTATCCAGGAGATATTTTGGCTGCTGAAGCTATAAATATGACGCAAGAAACAGATCCTACACTAGTAAGATGGAAAAATTGGGTTGGAACAAACAATGTTGGCATTTTCCCATACGCAACTTCGGGAACAGCTTCAACTTGGAACAGACCTCATCAAACCTGTAAAATGCGTTATCTTGGATATGATTTTTGTTCGGTTTGTAAAGAAGGAATTATTGAACGCATTCACGATTTAATTTCACCAATCGATTCTTATTCTCCAACTGAAGTCACTATTACCGAACCTAGTTTCCCCTTGGATTTTCAATTGAATACTATACAAACGCTTCCTGTGAACACCTTAGAAAGCACTTGGACACTGAATAGTACTGCTATTGCCACCAATGAAGATACGGTTACAATTGAGGAAAGTGATTTAACTACAGGTACAAATACTTTAACGGTTGTAGTTAGCGATGCTACGACCTTAATTGATGTTGATAACCACGATACAATTCATGTTTCAACCGTGACTTGGACAATAGATAATACTCTAGGCATACAAGATGTTATCGAAAATAATTTCAGCTTAACGATGTTTCCCAATCCAGCTAATACGAATTTAAATATTGCTTTAGAGAATGTGTTAAATGATGTCATATCGGTAGACATTGTAAGTCTTGATGGAAAACGAGTAAAATCAGCAACGCTTAATAACAACCAAAATATAACACTAGATATTAGCAAATTAAGTAATGGATTATATATTACTAACTTCTATGCTAATGGTGTTTTAATTGCGAGTAAAAAACTGATCAAGAATTAG